The following are encoded in a window of Telmatobacter sp. DSM 110680 genomic DNA:
- a CDS encoding SBBP repeat-containing protein: MKLSGLCLSGILVCLALCFPVASIADRAAHKTRISIPLTFEANNGQVATQYRFVSRHQGVQGLFSLSGPDFLIPSVKGGSRLIQMRFDKASETRELNGIAMLPGHANYLLGSDHTKWIRGIATYGEIKYRNLYPGIDLAFHGQDNRAQLEHDFLIAPYADPRGIAFGFGAKESVRINPAGQLLVGNGDHPITFDPPQAWQDTRSGKVPVATSFVKKGPHTVGFRVGRYDPAQPLTIDPVLQFATYLDGTTQDVITDIATDPSGNVYVTGWTSSTDFPTASAKQSQLASAPDAFVAKLDPTLHTLLFSTYLGGTNSDQGQSIAVDTSGNVAVSGISSSRDFPAAGKLSSTISTFTTTYNFLASLTADGSSLRYSGYVGSTDGAYDDYNPRQNRVVFDPNGNVYMSGTTEDPTYPYTPGAYGGLPAAYPADPTLFVLKAGKDGTILYGATIPELPQQQNLGTGHRIDLGGLAVTRMAKWSSGVQPGTSFQ, encoded by the coding sequence ATGAAACTCTCAGGTCTTTGCCTTTCCGGCATTCTTGTCTGTCTTGCCTTGTGTTTCCCTGTTGCTTCGATCGCGGATAGGGCCGCGCACAAAACGCGGATATCGATTCCACTCACATTCGAGGCTAACAACGGCCAGGTGGCCACCCAGTACCGCTTTGTCTCGCGCCACCAGGGAGTACAAGGACTGTTTTCTCTTTCAGGGCCTGATTTCCTCATACCGTCTGTAAAAGGCGGATCTCGCTTGATCCAGATGCGTTTCGACAAAGCTTCAGAAACTCGCGAACTGAACGGCATTGCCATGCTGCCCGGACATGCTAATTACTTGCTCGGGTCCGACCACACTAAGTGGATCCGCGGGATAGCCACCTATGGAGAAATAAAGTACAGAAATCTCTACCCCGGCATCGACCTTGCTTTTCACGGTCAGGACAATAGGGCGCAACTGGAGCACGATTTCCTTATCGCCCCTTATGCCGATCCCCGCGGCATAGCCTTTGGCTTCGGCGCCAAAGAATCCGTACGTATCAACCCGGCTGGCCAATTACTTGTCGGAAACGGGGATCATCCAATCACTTTCGATCCGCCGCAGGCGTGGCAGGACACACGAAGCGGCAAGGTCCCGGTCGCAACTTCGTTCGTTAAGAAGGGACCTCACACCGTAGGTTTCCGCGTAGGCAGATATGATCCCGCTCAGCCTCTGACCATCGATCCAGTGCTTCAGTTTGCCACCTACTTAGACGGAACAACTCAGGACGTCATTACCGACATTGCAACCGATCCGAGTGGCAACGTGTACGTTACAGGCTGGACCTCTTCGACCGATTTCCCAACAGCAAGCGCGAAACAGTCGCAATTGGCATCAGCCCCCGACGCCTTTGTCGCCAAACTCGACCCCACGCTGCACACGCTTCTGTTCTCAACTTATCTTGGCGGTACGAATAGCGATCAAGGCCAGTCAATCGCAGTCGATACGAGTGGCAACGTCGCGGTGAGTGGCATTTCAAGTTCTAGAGATTTTCCTGCTGCAGGGAAGCTATCTAGCACCATCAGTACCTTCACCACTACATACAATTTCCTCGCATCGTTGACCGCTGATGGGTCTAGTCTGCGTTACTCCGGCTACGTCGGAAGCACAGACGGCGCCTACGATGACTACAATCCTCGGCAGAATCGCGTCGTCTTCGATCCGAACGGCAACGTCTACATGTCGGGGACGACGGAAGATCCGACCTACCCGTATACTCCTGGCGCATATGGCGGCCTTCCCGCTGCTTATCCAGCAGATCCGACGCTTTTCGTGCTCAAAGCCGGCAAGGATGGGACCATTCTTTACGGCGCGACCATTCCTGAGTTACCACAGCAGCAGAACCTTGGGACTGGTCACCGCATCGACCTCGGTGGCTTAGCCGTAACACGAATGGCGAAGTGGTCATCGGGGGTACAACCGGGAACGTCCTTCCAGTGA
- a CDS encoding choice-of-anchor D domain-containing protein, with product MTSGVLQRAFPNAVTGISGYVLKLNAAGSALVFSTYLPGTDAVEGLALDTSNNVYTSGMTQETNLPAQSNAFQPTFGSIATCDCWDGFIFKLNNNGTQALAATYFNGITTSSTGYYGASTVLRDIRVDSIGNVAVGGITGAANLPLKNPLVSVYNSMGLPAINSSLMLARFTGDLSSLQFSSYLGAIDSSASFNALTVDPDDRLLIAGGIQSKLFPTTPGVYQPVAPSPQTAYTVLNYQFIANIDVSVPAPSLCFDSTTLAFGTIPVGTSSQASLNLTNCGNAALTLSSVQSSSSLYTATNNCSAIAPGSACKVQVTYTPTAVGETDGTLTIAGNMAISPQVASFTGAGGVPSVYFPSSITFSDLLVGETGSLGVLAVTNSGSAPFVLSSATVTGDFQITQNTCTSPVPARGNCQITMNFSPTGAGTRIGSLILQDNLTPPTQAIQLTGNGLTTAPVPVITAIPAIAQITSGVGQVGIIGTGFFPNSVVYWNGVAKTTYYGSEGYLAAQLTAADLAQIGESSVTVRTPAPGGGTSNAFQAVVYGRMQNLQVLHTVYDPATSQLYASISSTSSQNANSVVIIDPVAMQITGTLLTGGKPDVLALSDDGTLLYVGQDDLQSVSQIALPSGKVNFTVQLPPTSDTFLSSYGIEASALAVVPGKPHTWIVGLCYINVSPCGGGAVIYDDSTMRPVVAEGTQLTANSFAFVNDPGTIFSTEFNQSPPDVSSYSISSTGITHTAVSSFGASAGGATLASDGTLLYVANGQVIDPATLTVKYTYPQGSGGGFALDRANSRIFFGGSSYSQYYGALKLTVVDLASKSTIGSISFQEYGYTIDVQRFGVKGVVINQGNELIFVQTSLTNSSTTPPTVTVTPSSLSFGSLTKGTRSAASTVTLKNSSSVPLNISSISAYAGDFTMSTDFAQTNNCPTALAAGSSCAIGVTFTPSTTAYETGQLTIYDDAPSGNQIVPLDGTGVAAATTYSATATPANLTFASQSVGIASGSQAVTLTNTGTGALTISRIAATGDFAETNNCGSSLPSGSSCAVTVTFTPTATGNRTGQLTISDNATAGSQTVSLSGTGAASAYTYSASVTPASLTFAAQGLQITSAAQTVTLTNTGTGALTISSITAQGDFAETNNCGASIAAGAACSVNVTFTPTASGSRGGQLTISDNATAGPQTVALSGAGTSPISVAPSATGGNSASVAAGSTATYNLVLSSNGYAGTVTLACAGAPAYATCTPSPASTSITAGQTATVKVTVTTATTSQSSLLLPGRGRSERSGAVVAGIGWFLIPALPLLWITRRRAMRAGLLVALGAAMIASLAGGCGSGGGSTSNPPPTTHDTAPGTYTLTVTATAGAASSTEQLTLVVQ from the coding sequence GTGACCAGCGGAGTGCTCCAGCGCGCATTCCCTAATGCCGTGACCGGCATCTCTGGCTACGTTCTCAAACTGAATGCGGCGGGAAGCGCCCTTGTCTTCTCGACATACCTTCCTGGCACGGATGCAGTCGAAGGCCTTGCGCTCGATACTTCAAATAATGTCTACACCAGCGGGATGACCCAAGAAACCAACCTCCCCGCTCAGTCCAACGCCTTCCAACCAACGTTTGGCAGCATCGCGACGTGCGACTGCTGGGATGGGTTCATTTTCAAGCTGAACAACAATGGCACGCAGGCACTCGCTGCTACTTATTTCAACGGAATCACCACCTCGTCAACCGGCTACTACGGAGCGTCCACCGTTCTGCGCGACATTCGCGTGGACAGCATTGGGAACGTCGCGGTGGGCGGAATTACGGGCGCAGCAAACCTGCCGCTCAAGAATCCTCTCGTTTCTGTCTACAATTCGATGGGTCTTCCTGCGATCAACAGTTCACTCATGTTGGCACGCTTCACCGGGGATCTGAGTAGCTTGCAGTTCAGCAGCTATCTCGGCGCAATTGACAGCAGCGCGAGTTTCAATGCGCTTACCGTCGATCCCGACGACCGTCTGCTCATTGCCGGCGGCATTCAGTCGAAACTGTTCCCGACTACACCGGGTGTCTACCAGCCGGTGGCTCCGTCACCGCAGACCGCCTACACGGTTCTCAATTATCAGTTCATCGCAAATATAGATGTGTCAGTTCCAGCGCCGTCCTTGTGTTTCGATTCAACAACCCTGGCATTCGGTACGATCCCGGTTGGCACTTCGTCACAGGCTTCTCTGAATCTTACAAACTGCGGCAACGCTGCCCTGACCTTGTCGAGCGTTCAGTCCTCAAGTTCGCTGTATACCGCAACCAACAACTGCAGTGCGATTGCTCCAGGTTCAGCCTGCAAGGTTCAAGTCACCTACACGCCCACAGCGGTTGGCGAGACCGACGGCACACTGACCATCGCAGGCAACATGGCTATCTCGCCCCAAGTTGCCTCCTTCACTGGCGCGGGAGGAGTCCCCTCGGTTTATTTTCCAAGCTCGATCACCTTCAGCGATCTGTTGGTCGGAGAAACCGGCTCACTCGGCGTGCTTGCAGTTACTAACTCCGGCAGTGCTCCGTTCGTCTTATCGAGTGCAACCGTAACCGGCGATTTTCAGATTACGCAGAACACATGCACATCTCCCGTACCTGCTCGCGGAAATTGTCAAATCACAATGAATTTCAGCCCTACTGGCGCGGGAACGCGCATCGGATCGCTGATTCTTCAGGACAACCTCACTCCTCCCACGCAGGCGATTCAGCTCACTGGAAACGGACTTACCACTGCGCCCGTGCCGGTGATCACTGCTATCCCGGCGATCGCTCAGATTACCTCCGGCGTGGGACAGGTGGGGATTATTGGTACCGGCTTCTTTCCAAACTCCGTCGTCTATTGGAATGGAGTCGCGAAGACTACCTACTACGGAAGCGAGGGCTATCTGGCTGCTCAACTCACAGCGGCCGATCTCGCCCAGATTGGTGAATCATCTGTAACCGTCCGCACTCCCGCGCCGGGAGGTGGCACCAGCAATGCGTTCCAGGCCGTCGTCTACGGCCGCATGCAGAACCTCCAGGTCCTCCACACGGTTTACGATCCGGCCACATCGCAACTTTATGCCAGCATCTCCAGCACCTCGTCCCAGAACGCCAACAGCGTGGTGATCATCGATCCTGTCGCGATGCAGATCACCGGTACGCTTCTCACTGGCGGAAAACCAGATGTTCTTGCGCTCTCTGATGATGGAACCCTCTTGTACGTTGGGCAGGATGATCTCCAGTCCGTATCACAAATTGCTCTGCCATCTGGAAAGGTCAACTTCACTGTTCAGCTTCCGCCAACATCCGATACTTTCCTCTCGTCCTACGGAATCGAAGCATCTGCCCTTGCGGTCGTTCCGGGCAAACCGCACACGTGGATTGTGGGACTCTGCTACATCAATGTCAGTCCCTGCGGTGGCGGAGCTGTTATTTACGACGATTCGACGATGCGCCCAGTCGTGGCCGAAGGCACGCAGCTTACCGCAAACAGCTTTGCCTTTGTGAATGATCCAGGCACTATCTTCTCCACTGAATTCAATCAGAGCCCGCCTGACGTCTCGTCCTACTCGATCTCGTCGACTGGAATTACGCATACCGCCGTGAGTTCATTTGGCGCTTCAGCGGGAGGCGCCACACTTGCAAGCGACGGAACTTTACTCTACGTGGCCAACGGTCAGGTCATCGACCCAGCCACGCTGACCGTGAAGTACACCTACCCGCAGGGAAGCGGTGGAGGCTTCGCGCTCGATCGAGCGAACTCCCGTATCTTCTTTGGCGGTAGCTCTTACAGTCAGTATTACGGAGCCTTAAAGCTCACAGTCGTAGACTTGGCCTCTAAGTCCACCATTGGAAGTATCTCGTTCCAGGAGTATGGCTACACCATTGATGTGCAGCGCTTTGGAGTGAAAGGTGTCGTTATCAACCAGGGGAACGAGCTGATCTTCGTTCAGACCAGCCTGACAAATTCATCCACGACCCCACCCACAGTTACGGTTACGCCTTCAAGTCTCAGCTTCGGTTCGCTAACAAAAGGAACCAGGAGCGCCGCGAGCACCGTCACTCTCAAGAACAGTAGTTCGGTGCCGTTGAATATCAGCAGTATCAGTGCCTATGCGGGCGACTTTACGATGAGCACCGACTTCGCACAGACCAACAATTGCCCAACAGCGCTTGCGGCTGGATCTTCGTGTGCGATCGGCGTGACTTTCACCCCCAGTACTACGGCTTACGAAACCGGCCAGCTTACGATCTACGACGATGCACCCTCTGGGAATCAGATCGTTCCGCTCGATGGCACCGGCGTAGCCGCCGCAACTACGTATTCCGCAACAGCTACTCCGGCCAACCTGACCTTCGCCTCCCAATCTGTCGGGATCGCCAGCGGTTCTCAGGCTGTGACGCTTACCAATACCGGAACAGGAGCGCTCACAATTTCGCGCATCGCGGCTACTGGAGATTTTGCCGAGACAAACAACTGCGGTAGCTCGCTGCCCTCCGGTTCTTCGTGCGCGGTCACCGTCACCTTTACACCCACTGCCACGGGCAACCGCACCGGTCAGCTCACCATTAGTGACAACGCGACAGCTGGATCGCAGACCGTTAGCCTTAGTGGAACAGGTGCTGCCTCCGCATATACATATTCCGCTTCGGTCACGCCGGCCAGCCTGACCTTCGCCGCGCAGGGACTGCAGATTACAAGCGCAGCGCAAACGGTCACGCTTACCAACACAGGAACTGGAGCGCTTACGATCTCGAGTATCACCGCCCAGGGAGATTTTGCAGAGACCAACAATTGCGGTGCCAGCATCGCGGCGGGCGCAGCCTGCAGCGTCAATGTTACATTTACGCCCACCGCGTCGGGCAGTCGAGGTGGTCAACTCACGATCTCGGATAACGCCACGGCAGGTCCGCAAACCGTTGCATTGAGCGGCGCCGGTACTTCGCCGATCAGCGTAGCGCCTTCGGCCACTGGCGGAAACTCAGCTTCAGTCGCCGCTGGATCAACGGCAACATACAATCTCGTTCTTAGCTCAAATGGCTACGCGGGCACTGTCACGCTCGCCTGCGCCGGAGCCCCGGCCTATGCCACGTGCACGCCGAGTCCCGCTTCTACCTCGATCACGGCAGGACAAACCGCAACCGTGAAGGTTACGGTCACGACGGCAACTACGAGCCAGTCAAGCCTTTTGCTGCCGGGACGCGGTAGATCAGAACGCAGTGGCGCGGTTGTCGCAGGTATAGGTTGGTTCCTGATTCCGGCACTCCCTCTGCTTTGGATCACTCGTCGCCGCGCCATGCGCGCCGGCCTGCTGGTCGCGCTGGGCGCGGCAATGATCGCCAGCCTTGCAGGCGGCTGTGGCAGCGGTGGGGGCTCAACCTCCAATCCGCCTCCAACCACGCATGACACGGCACCGGGAACCTACACCCTGACGGTTACTGCAACCGCCGGGGCAGCCAGTTCGACCGAGCAACTCACATTGGTGGTGCAGTAA
- a CDS encoding Ig-like domain repeat protein — MTAGRPWFSLFAVLCLGYAMGCAVPARAQMPTSSAVQSRITARIDESSLHTLRGNTHPLAQPRNDIGPAPESKVARRLILVLTRSAVQEASLQTWLNSVHDVSSPNYHQWLTPEQFGARFGVSDADLAKVEGWLAGQGFRVNRVAPGRMSLEFSGTTAQVQTAFHTSVHSYLVNGVRHWANTSDPQIPAALAPVVAGVARLNDFNPRPNAIRGPAGIYNPETKRIEPAYTTGDTTNGYTIFVGPADAATIYDTPTTFNANHSGTLFDGTGVTIGIAGDSNIDLQQNANYRATFGLPAKATTVVVDGTDPGENGDAIEAYLDTQVAGGIAPNANVILYTAANTYLDAGLFLAIGRAIDDNKADILNVSFGSCEADQGVAGNQFIYNLWQQAAAQGISVTVSSGDSGSAGCDNPNVWLIAQLGLAVNALASTPYNIAVGGTDFDTLYSNFPSSFTQYVDVNNTLPNHRSALKYIPERPWNDSTVQGYNTTISANVPWTATQYGSNANIVAAGGGTSACVQQSGGVCSAGYPVPSWQAGFASSSTGRNLPDVSFLAGNGLYGAAWGLCTDQLYSPSGTQLPNCTGTPTTGNSFYLTGIGGTSAAAPAFAGMLALLEQKTGGRIGQADYALYDLAKNHYSSVFHDVQTGNNSVVCENWAPDCAVNGKGYYFITGYNAGTGFDEASGLGSVDATQMLSNWAGAGLVGTSSSLTLNGSTAPLSITHGNNVAVNVDVTASSSTPAGDVALVDSINPATVPNSGSIGSFTLASGIASGTTESLPGGSYSVSAHYGGSPTFAQSDSNLIPVKVSAETSSTNLTVQGVYEPASGSRISPPQYGYIYLIDAQPYGNSASAANPNGDATGTITFKNGSTTLGTIPLGSDGIAELQTSTITPGSDSLTAVFPGDASFQASTSAPVALTVQPMMTEVLLNTSGSFYINLGDSITINAKLVNFYNLTTLDSLGAAPTGTITLTDQTANTTLATLPINGTAGSATAIATGTVTYTTSALGAGQHNIAASYSGDGNYAASQPSPGDLITVNGAAAAMTVTPSLNPAKNDQPLQVTISVSQSGTYPVPTGTITLTAFVVSSPLFHSSAVPLVNGSATITIPANTLPIGSVVLNSVYSGDKNYNNNSLGYTLQVISSGTITPSVSLTPPAGIQTSYPFSIPIVVAGASGSPTPTGNVSLSISGNSWGSQPLVNGSTTFVINNNLPGGSNSVTATYLGDSIYTSGTASGLVRYIAMSIVQVNPSSADIAVNQSLTLAVAVGGNYTVGAIPAPTGTVTFTSGTYSSAATPLNNGFASITIPANTLAVGTDSFNMDYSGDANYLAGSGFGIISVTTPIPAGFNLVGSNPSFLAGATTGNTSAITISPTGGFTGNVTMTAAITSNPAGAQNLPTLSFGTTSPVNVTDATGGTATLTITTKAATTAMMRDPQRPSSLWFRAGGAVLACLLFLGIPTRRRSSRNVLGMLALLMILVESVLACGGGGGSIGGGGGTTTIPGTTAGNYTVTVTGTSGIITSTTTITLSVH; from the coding sequence ATGACTGCTGGACGGCCGTGGTTCTCTCTTTTTGCTGTTTTGTGTCTCGGGTACGCAATGGGATGCGCAGTGCCGGCCCGGGCACAGATGCCAACAAGTTCCGCCGTGCAATCCCGGATCACGGCGCGTATCGATGAGTCCTCGTTGCATACACTGCGGGGCAATACGCATCCGCTGGCGCAACCAAGAAATGATATTGGCCCAGCCCCGGAATCGAAGGTCGCTCGCCGGTTAATTCTGGTGTTGACGCGGAGTGCAGTGCAGGAAGCGTCTCTCCAGACGTGGCTGAATTCGGTTCACGATGTGAGTTCACCAAATTATCACCAGTGGCTAACACCGGAGCAATTCGGCGCACGCTTCGGCGTCTCCGATGCGGATCTGGCCAAGGTGGAAGGATGGTTGGCGGGCCAGGGGTTCCGTGTGAACAGAGTCGCGCCAGGTCGGATGTCGCTCGAGTTTTCCGGTACGACGGCGCAGGTGCAAACGGCATTTCACACCTCGGTGCACAGCTATCTCGTGAATGGAGTGCGGCACTGGGCGAATACTTCTGATCCGCAGATACCGGCAGCATTAGCACCGGTAGTGGCCGGAGTGGCCAGACTGAACGATTTCAATCCAAGACCGAATGCCATCCGCGGCCCCGCAGGTATCTACAACCCGGAGACAAAGCGGATTGAACCCGCATACACAACGGGCGATACGACCAACGGGTACACGATCTTTGTGGGCCCAGCCGATGCAGCCACAATCTACGACACTCCGACTACATTCAATGCGAATCACAGCGGGACGCTTTTTGATGGGACCGGGGTAACGATCGGGATCGCGGGTGACTCGAACATCGATCTTCAACAAAATGCGAACTATCGCGCGACCTTCGGACTGCCGGCGAAGGCAACAACCGTGGTTGTCGATGGGACGGATCCCGGTGAGAACGGCGACGCGATAGAGGCGTATCTTGATACGCAGGTTGCGGGTGGAATCGCTCCGAATGCAAATGTGATTCTTTACACAGCGGCGAATACATACCTGGATGCGGGATTGTTCCTCGCGATCGGGCGGGCGATCGATGACAACAAGGCCGATATTCTCAATGTGAGTTTCGGAAGCTGCGAGGCGGACCAGGGAGTTGCCGGAAATCAATTCATCTATAACCTTTGGCAGCAGGCCGCAGCCCAGGGGATTTCCGTCACGGTATCGAGTGGGGACAGCGGATCAGCCGGATGCGACAACCCTAACGTCTGGTTGATAGCGCAATTGGGACTTGCAGTGAATGCGTTGGCATCCACGCCGTACAACATCGCGGTAGGTGGGACGGATTTCGATACCCTTTACAGCAACTTCCCATCGAGCTTTACGCAATATGTGGACGTCAACAATACATTGCCCAACCATCGGAGTGCGCTCAAGTACATTCCGGAACGCCCATGGAATGACTCGACCGTCCAGGGATACAACACCACGATTAGCGCGAATGTTCCGTGGACAGCAACGCAGTATGGCTCCAACGCGAATATTGTGGCGGCGGGTGGCGGAACGAGCGCATGCGTGCAACAGAGTGGAGGGGTGTGTTCGGCCGGGTACCCGGTTCCGAGCTGGCAAGCGGGTTTTGCGAGTTCAAGCACAGGGCGCAATTTGCCGGATGTGTCGTTTCTAGCAGGCAACGGACTGTATGGTGCGGCCTGGGGATTGTGTACCGACCAGCTTTATAGCCCGTCCGGAACGCAACTCCCTAACTGCACCGGTACTCCAACCACGGGCAACAGCTTCTATCTGACCGGAATCGGGGGAACGTCGGCAGCTGCGCCGGCCTTTGCTGGCATGCTCGCGCTACTCGAGCAGAAGACCGGCGGCCGCATCGGGCAGGCTGATTATGCCTTATACGACCTGGCGAAGAATCACTACAGCTCGGTTTTCCACGATGTCCAGACAGGTAACAATTCAGTTGTATGTGAGAACTGGGCTCCCGATTGCGCGGTGAATGGAAAGGGCTATTACTTCATCACCGGTTACAACGCCGGAACAGGCTTTGACGAGGCTTCGGGGCTTGGCAGTGTGGACGCCACACAGATGTTGAGTAACTGGGCAGGTGCGGGACTTGTGGGAACGAGTTCTTCTCTGACGCTAAATGGATCGACCGCACCCCTGAGCATCACGCATGGAAACAATGTTGCCGTGAATGTGGACGTGACGGCGAGCAGTAGCACTCCGGCAGGAGACGTGGCGCTGGTGGACAGCATCAATCCAGCCACTGTTCCTAATAGCGGGAGTATTGGGTCGTTTACGCTCGCGAGCGGCATTGCTTCCGGAACGACGGAGAGCTTGCCGGGAGGCAGCTACAGCGTATCCGCGCACTATGGCGGCAGCCCGACATTTGCACAGAGCGATTCTAATTTAATTCCGGTTAAGGTGAGCGCGGAGACGAGTTCGACGAATCTTACCGTGCAGGGAGTCTATGAGCCGGCCTCTGGGAGCCGAATATCGCCACCTCAATACGGCTATATCTACCTGATCGATGCACAGCCATATGGGAACAGCGCCTCAGCTGCGAATCCGAATGGAGACGCGACCGGGACGATCACGTTCAAGAATGGCAGCACGACGCTCGGGACCATTCCGCTGGGGAGCGACGGAATTGCGGAGTTGCAAACCTCCACCATCACGCCCGGCAGTGACAGTCTGACGGCGGTATTCCCGGGTGACGCGAGCTTCCAGGCGAGCACCAGCGCGCCTGTGGCGCTTACGGTGCAACCAATGATGACGGAAGTCCTGCTCAATACTTCCGGATCTTTTTACATCAATCTCGGCGATTCCATTACCATCAACGCGAAGCTGGTCAACTTTTACAATCTCACCACCCTGGACAGCCTGGGTGCCGCGCCAACCGGCACGATTACGCTTACCGATCAGACCGCAAATACGACGCTTGCGACTCTTCCCATCAATGGGACAGCCGGAAGCGCCACAGCCATTGCCACCGGAACGGTGACCTACACCACAAGCGCACTGGGAGCGGGCCAGCACAACATCGCGGCGTCCTATAGCGGAGATGGAAACTATGCGGCATCCCAGCCGTCTCCCGGAGACCTTATCACTGTCAACGGCGCTGCCGCAGCGATGACCGTGACGCCATCGCTAAACCCGGCCAAGAACGATCAGCCTTTACAGGTAACAATCTCCGTGTCGCAGTCAGGAACATACCCGGTACCGACCGGAACGATTACCCTCACAGCTTTCGTCGTTTCCTCTCCACTCTTCCATTCATCTGCGGTGCCGCTCGTGAACGGTTCGGCCACAATCACGATTCCAGCTAACACTTTGCCAATAGGCTCAGTGGTCCTGAACTCGGTCTACAGCGGCGACAAGAACTACAACAACAATTCCCTTGGGTACACCTTGCAGGTGATCTCCTCGGGTACAATCACGCCGTCTGTGTCGTTAACCCCGCCCGCAGGGATACAAACCAGCTACCCGTTCTCGATTCCCATCGTTGTTGCCGGCGCGAGCGGAAGCCCAACTCCGACCGGAAACGTCTCTCTGTCGATAAGTGGGAATAGCTGGGGCTCTCAGCCCCTCGTCAACGGATCCACTACCTTTGTCATAAATAACAATCTGCCTGGCGGGTCGAATTCTGTAACCGCAACTTACCTTGGCGATTCTATCTACACTAGCGGAACAGCGTCCGGCCTTGTGCGCTATATCGCGATGTCGATTGTTCAAGTGAATCCTTCGAGTGCTGACATTGCTGTCAATCAGTCACTGACTCTCGCTGTGGCCGTAGGCGGCAACTATACGGTAGGTGCCATCCCTGCGCCGACGGGTACGGTTACATTCACCAGCGGCACCTACTCCTCTGCCGCAACTCCGCTTAACAATGGCTTTGCCAGTATCACTATTCCGGCAAACACACTGGCGGTCGGCACCGACTCGTTCAATATGGACTACAGTGGCGATGCGAACTATCTCGCCGGTTCGGGTTTCGGGATCATCAGTGTCACAACCCCAATTCCCGCAGGTTTCAACCTAGTTGGTTCCAATCCTTCGTTTCTGGCCGGTGCGACCACCGGCAACACTTCGGCGATCACGATAAGTCCCACGGGAGGATTCACCGGAAATGTCACGATGACAGCCGCCATCACAAGCAATCCGGCAGGCGCTCAGAATCTACCAACATTGAGCTTCGGGACTACGAGCCCTGTGAATGTTACGGACGCGACTGGAGGCACAGCTACGCTCACCATCACGACCAAGGCGGCAACTACCGCGATGATGCGTGATCCTCAGCGGCCCTCAAGTCTGTGGTTCAGAGCAGGCGGTGCGGTGCTGGCATGCCTGCTGTTCCTCGGCATTCCTACGCGTCGGCGCAGTTCGCGCAACGTGCTTGGCATGTTGGCACTGCTGATGATTCTCGTTGAGAGTGTGCTCGCATGCGGCGGAGGCGGCGGATCGATCGGTGGAGGCGGAGGCACTACGACCATTCCAGGAACAACCGCTGGAAACTACACGGTGACGGTAACTGGGACTTCGGGGATCATTACATCGACGACTACAATCACGTTATCGGTGCATTAG
- a CDS encoding c-type cytochrome, with protein MKLLDRILLFVAPVGLLCLIFAAATTGQAPGTMQDAGHSPVRHVYPLPRNLKALPRDLTGQQVRNIMEDWTRALNVRCDSCHADATETTLADDDSGLNYADDSKPLKEATRAMYRMTEVINSNYIASIDNSGVPVTCGTCHRGHIGPEPYDGPPAVGSRPSAEPAASALAGVSLFQ; from the coding sequence ATGAAGTTGTTAGATCGCATCCTGCTATTTGTCGCGCCGGTTGGTTTACTGTGCTTGATCTTCGCAGCGGCCACTACGGGGCAGGCTCCGGGCACCATGCAGGATGCAGGCCACTCGCCCGTCCGGCACGTCTATCCTCTTCCCAGAAACCTGAAAGCGCTGCCCCGCGACCTGACCGGACAACAAGTTCGCAACATCATGGAAGATTGGACGCGCGCGCTCAATGTGCGTTGTGACTCGTGCCATGCCGACGCAACAGAAACTACCCTCGCTGATGACGATTCAGGACTCAACTACGCCGATGATTCCAAACCATTGAAGGAAGCTACGCGTGCAATGTACAGAATGACTGAAGTCATCAATTCAAACTACATCGCGAGCATCGACAACTCTGGAGTGCCAGTGACGTGTGGCACCTGTCACCGCGGTCACATTGGACCCGAGCCTTATGATGGACCGCCAGCCGTTGGGTCGCGTCCATCTGCGGAACCAGCGGCTTCGGCCTTAGCCGGAGTGAGCCTTTTTCAATAA